A genomic window from Eptesicus fuscus isolate TK198812 chromosome 19, DD_ASM_mEF_20220401, whole genome shotgun sequence includes:
- the MFSD3 gene encoding major facilitator superfamily domain-containing protein 3 isoform X6, with the protein MRGKLLPLAGLYLVQGLPYGLQSGLLPVLLRAGGLSLTRVGLTKDLLAVPGTLWTAGFVLTYKLGEQGASSLFPLLLLDRGLSAPELGLWNSVGAVACSIAGSSLGGALMSGRRKLLPLLRSVLQFRLGGLACQTTLLFCLDTPWARLDPGTVLRGAVLLSLCLQHFLGGLVTTATFTLMMCCSQLAHSALQATHYSLLATLELLGKLLMGTLAGALADSLGLHLCFSLFLALSAIPILHLSLAPRALA; encoded by the exons atgCGTGGGAAGCTGCTGCCACTGGCCGGCCTCTACCTGGTGCAGGGCCTGCCCTACGGGTTGCAGTCTGGCCTGCTGCCCGTGCTGCTGCGAGCGGGCGGCCTCTCCCTGACTCGCGTGGGACTGACCAAG GACTTGCTAGCTGTGCCGGGGACCCTGTGGACCGCCGGCTTTGTCCTCACTTACAAGCTGG GTGAGCAGGGTGCCAGCAGCCTGTTCCCACTCCTCTTGCTGGACCGAGGCCTCTCTGCCCCGGAGCTGGGGCTGTGGAACAGTGTGGGCGCCGTGGCCTGCTCCATTGCTGGCTCGTCCCTGGGTGGGGCCCTGATGTCTGGACGCCG GaagctgctgcccctgctgagGTCAGTACTTCAGTTCCGTCTTGGGGGCCTTGCCTGCCAGACCACTCTGCTCTTCTGCTTGGACACCCCGTGGGCCAGGCTGGACCCTGGCACAGTCCTgagag GGGCAGTCTTGCTGAGCCTGTGCCTGCAACACTTCTTGGGGGGCCTGGTCACAACCGCCACCTTCACTCTGATGATGTGCTGCAGCCAGCTGGCACACAGTGCCTTGCAG GCCACACACTACAGCCTCCTGGCCACGCTGGAGCTGCTGGGGAAGCTGCTGATGGGCACACTGGCTGGAGCCCTGGCCGACAGCCTGGGCCTGCACCTCTGTTTCTCgctcttccttgctctctcagCCATACCCATTCTGCACCTGAGCCTGGCACCCAGAGCCCTGGCCTGA
- the GPT gene encoding alanine aminotransferase 1 isoform X2, whose protein sequence is MGDSTRLGFLLAQLGRVMAVRAGGHNQAAMNGLKEKVLTLDTMNACVKRVEYAVRGPIVLRALELEQELRQVLALCVHPDLLNSPDFPEDAKRRAESILQACGGHSLGAYSNSSGIQPIREHVAQYIQRRDGGIPADPNNIFLSTGASDAIVTVLKLLVAGEGRCRTGVLIPIPQYPLYSAALAELNAVQVDYYLDEDRAWALDVAELRRALCQARGHCRPRALCIINPGNPTGQVQTRECIEAVIRFAFEERLFLMADEVYQDNVYAEGSQFHSFKKVLMEMGPPYSTQQELASFHSVSKGYMGECGLRGGYVEVVNMDPAVQQQMQKLMSVRLCPPLPGQVVLDMVVSPPEPSDPSFTQFQAEKQAVLAQLAAKAKLTEQVFNEAPGIRCNPVQGAMYSFPRIQLPPRAIRRAKELGLAPDMFFCLRLLEETGICVVPGSGFGQREGTYHFRMTILPAMEKLRPLLEKLSQFHAKFTREYS, encoded by the exons ATGGGGGACTCCACCCGGCTGGGCTTCCTCCTAGCCCAGCTAGG TAGGGTCATGGCCGTGAGGGCGGGTGGCCACAACCAGGCCGCGATGAACGGGCTGAAGGAAAAGGTGCTGACGCTGGACACCATGAACGCCTGTGTGAAGAGGGTGGAGTATGCCGTCCGTGGCCCCATTGTGCTACGcgccctggagctggagcaggagctgcGCCAG GTCCTGGCCCTCTGCGTCCACCCGGATCTCCTGAACAGCCCGGACTTCCCCGAAGATGCCAAGAGAAGAGCGGAGAGCATCCTACAGGCGTGCGGGGGCCACAGCCTAG GGGCTTACAGCAACAGCTCGGGCATCCAGCCCATCCGAGAGCACGTGGCGCAGTACATCCAGCGGCGCGACGGAGGCATCCCCGCGGACCCCAACAACATCTTCCTATCCACGGGGGCCAGCGATGCCATCGTG ACGGTGCTGAAGCTGCTGGTGGCCGGCGAGGGCCGCTGCCGCACGGGCGTGCTCATCCCCATCCCTCAGTACCCGCTCTACTCGGCGGCGCTGGCCGAGCTCAACGCGGTGCAGGTGGACTACTACCTGGACGAGGACCGCGCCTGGGCGCTGGACGTGGCGGAGCTTCGGCGCGCCCTGTGCCAGGCGCGGGGCCACTGCCGCCCCCGCGCGCTCTGCATCATCAACCCCGGCAACCCCACCG GCCAGGTGCAGACTCGCGAGTGCATCGAGGCCGTGATCCGCTTCGCCTTCGAGGAGCGGCTCTTCCTGATGGCTGACGAG GTGTACCAGGACAACGTGTACGCCGAGGGCTCGCAGTTCCACTCGTTCAAGAAGGTGCTCATGGAGATGGGGCCGCCGTACTCGACGCAGCAGGAGCTCGCCTCCTTCCACTCGGTCTCCAAGGGCTACATGGGCGA GTGCGGGCTCCGCGGCGGCTACGTGGAGGTGGTGAACATGGACCCCGCGGTGCAGCAGCAGATGCAGAAGCTGATGAGCGTGCGGCTGTGCCCACCGCTGCCGGGCCAGGTTGTGCTGGACATGGTGGTCAGCCCGCCTGAGCCCTCGGACCCCTCCTTCACGCAGTTCCAGGCG GAGAAGCAGGCAGTGCTGGCCCAGCTGGCGGCCAAGGCCAAGCTTACCGAGCAGGTCTTCAACGAGGCTCCTGGCATCCGCTGCAACCCGGTGCAGGGCGCCATGTACTCCTTCCCGCGCATACAGCTGCCCCCGCGCGCGATTCGTCGCGCAAAG gagctGGGTCTGGCTCCCGACATGTTCTTCTGCCTGAGGCTGCTGGAGGAGACGGGCATCTGCGTGGTGCCGGGCAGCGGCTTCGGGCAGCGCGAAGGCACCTACCACTTCCG GATGACCATCCTGCCCGCCATGGAGAAACTGCGTCCCCTTTTGGAAAAGCTGAGCCAGTTCCACGCCAAGTTCACCCGCGAGTACTCCTGA
- the MFSD3 gene encoding major facilitator superfamily domain-containing protein 3 isoform X2, with the protein MRGKLLPLAGLYLVQGLPYGLQSGLLPVLLRAGGLSLTRVGLTKVLYAPWLFKLVWAPLVGTRGSPRAWLTLSTAALGLVCGLLAALPPAEGGQAELPVTVAGLLLLLNLGAAVQDVALDTLAMQLLEPAELGPGNTVQVVAYKLGSVLAGGGLLALVPTLSWPQLFLLLAATYWLAAALAWATPALQQLPSPQPSELPPHTLHLLQDLLAVPGTLWTAGFVLTYKLGEQGASSLFPLLLLDRGLSAPELGLWNSVGAVACSIAGSSLGGALMSGRRKLLPLLRSVLQFRLGGLACQTTLLFCLDTPWARLDPGTVLRVLLSLCLQHFLGGLVTTATFTLMMCCSQLAHSALQATHYSLLATLELLGKLLMGTLAGALADSLGLHLCFSLFLALSAIPILHLSLAPRALA; encoded by the exons atgCGTGGGAAGCTGCTGCCACTGGCCGGCCTCTACCTGGTGCAGGGCCTGCCCTACGGGTTGCAGTCTGGCCTGCTGCCCGTGCTGCTGCGAGCGGGCGGCCTCTCCCTGACTCGCGTGGGACTGACCAAGGTGCTGTATGCGCCCTGGCTGTTCAAGCTGGTGTGGGCCCCGCTGGTGGGCACGCGGGgctctcccagggcctggctgaCGCTCAGCAcggctgctctgggcctggtGTGCGGGCTGCTGGCAGCTCTGCCTCCGGCTGAAGGTGGCCAGGCAGAGCTTCCGGTTACCGTGGCggggctgctgctgttgctgaACCTGGGTGCAGCCGTGCAGGACGTTGCCCTCGACACACTGGCCATGCAGCTCCTGGAACCGGCGGAGCTGGGGCCTGGCAATACCGTGCAGGTGGTTGCGTACAAGCTGGGGTCGGTGCTGGCGGGTGGTGGGCTGCTGGCCCTGGTGCCCACCCTCTCCTGGCCCCAGCTCTTTCTGCTCCTGGCTGCCACCTACTGGCTGGCTGCTGCCCTGGCTTGGGCTACACCAGCCCTGCAACAGTTGCCCTCTCCTCAGCCCTCAGaactccccccacacaccctgcACCTTCTGCAGGACTTGCTAGCTGTGCCGGGGACCCTGTGGACCGCCGGCTTTGTCCTCACTTACAAGCTGG GTGAGCAGGGTGCCAGCAGCCTGTTCCCACTCCTCTTGCTGGACCGAGGCCTCTCTGCCCCGGAGCTGGGGCTGTGGAACAGTGTGGGCGCCGTGGCCTGCTCCATTGCTGGCTCGTCCCTGGGTGGGGCCCTGATGTCTGGACGCCG GaagctgctgcccctgctgagGTCAGTACTTCAGTTCCGTCTTGGGGGCCTTGCCTGCCAGACCACTCTGCTCTTCTGCTTGGACACCCCGTGGGCCAGGCTGGACCCTGGCACAGTCCTgagag TCTTGCTGAGCCTGTGCCTGCAACACTTCTTGGGGGGCCTGGTCACAACCGCCACCTTCACTCTGATGATGTGCTGCAGCCAGCTGGCACACAGTGCCTTGCAG GCCACACACTACAGCCTCCTGGCCACGCTGGAGCTGCTGGGGAAGCTGCTGATGGGCACACTGGCTGGAGCCCTGGCCGACAGCCTGGGCCTGCACCTCTGTTTCTCgctcttccttgctctctcagCCATACCCATTCTGCACCTGAGCCTGGCACCCAGAGCCCTGGCCTGA
- the MFSD3 gene encoding major facilitator superfamily domain-containing protein 3 isoform X3 — protein sequence MRGKLLPLAGLYLVQGLPYGLQSGLLPVLLRAGGLSLTRVGLTKVLYAPWLFKLVWAPLVGTRGSPRAWLTLSTAALGLVCGLLAALPPAEGGQAELPVTVAGLLLLLNLGAAVQDVALDTLAMQLLEPAELGPGNTVQPSELPPHTLHLLQDLLAVPGTLWTAGFVLTYKLGEQGASSLFPLLLLDRGLSAPELGLWNSVGAVACSIAGSSLGGALMSGRRKLLPLLRSVLQFRLGGLACQTTLLFCLDTPWARLDPGTVLRGAVLLSLCLQHFLGGLVTTATFTLMMCCSQLAHSALQATHYSLLATLELLGKLLMGTLAGALADSLGLHLCFSLFLALSAIPILHLSLAPRALA from the exons atgCGTGGGAAGCTGCTGCCACTGGCCGGCCTCTACCTGGTGCAGGGCCTGCCCTACGGGTTGCAGTCTGGCCTGCTGCCCGTGCTGCTGCGAGCGGGCGGCCTCTCCCTGACTCGCGTGGGACTGACCAAGGTGCTGTATGCGCCCTGGCTGTTCAAGCTGGTGTGGGCCCCGCTGGTGGGCACGCGGGgctctcccagggcctggctgaCGCTCAGCAcggctgctctgggcctggtGTGCGGGCTGCTGGCAGCTCTGCCTCCGGCTGAAGGTGGCCAGGCAGAGCTTCCGGTTACCGTGGCggggctgctgctgttgctgaACCTGGGTGCAGCCGTGCAGGACGTTGCCCTCGACACACTGGCCATGCAGCTCCTGGAACCGGCGGAGCTGGGGCCTGGCAATACCGTGCAG CCCTCAGaactccccccacacaccctgcACCTTCTGCAGGACTTGCTAGCTGTGCCGGGGACCCTGTGGACCGCCGGCTTTGTCCTCACTTACAAGCTGG GTGAGCAGGGTGCCAGCAGCCTGTTCCCACTCCTCTTGCTGGACCGAGGCCTCTCTGCCCCGGAGCTGGGGCTGTGGAACAGTGTGGGCGCCGTGGCCTGCTCCATTGCTGGCTCGTCCCTGGGTGGGGCCCTGATGTCTGGACGCCG GaagctgctgcccctgctgagGTCAGTACTTCAGTTCCGTCTTGGGGGCCTTGCCTGCCAGACCACTCTGCTCTTCTGCTTGGACACCCCGTGGGCCAGGCTGGACCCTGGCACAGTCCTgagag GGGCAGTCTTGCTGAGCCTGTGCCTGCAACACTTCTTGGGGGGCCTGGTCACAACCGCCACCTTCACTCTGATGATGTGCTGCAGCCAGCTGGCACACAGTGCCTTGCAG GCCACACACTACAGCCTCCTGGCCACGCTGGAGCTGCTGGGGAAGCTGCTGATGGGCACACTGGCTGGAGCCCTGGCCGACAGCCTGGGCCTGCACCTCTGTTTCTCgctcttccttgctctctcagCCATACCCATTCTGCACCTGAGCCTGGCACCCAGAGCCCTGGCCTGA
- the MFSD3 gene encoding major facilitator superfamily domain-containing protein 3 isoform X5 encodes MRGKLLPLAGLYLVQGLPYGLQSGLLPVLLRAGGLSLTRVGLTKPSELPPHTLHLLQDLLAVPGTLWTAGFVLTYKLGEQGASSLFPLLLLDRGLSAPELGLWNSVGAVACSIAGSSLGGALMSGRRKLLPLLRSVLQFRLGGLACQTTLLFCLDTPWARLDPGTVLRGAVLLSLCLQHFLGGLVTTATFTLMMCCSQLAHSALQATHYSLLATLELLGKLLMGTLAGALADSLGLHLCFSLFLALSAIPILHLSLAPRALA; translated from the exons atgCGTGGGAAGCTGCTGCCACTGGCCGGCCTCTACCTGGTGCAGGGCCTGCCCTACGGGTTGCAGTCTGGCCTGCTGCCCGTGCTGCTGCGAGCGGGCGGCCTCTCCCTGACTCGCGTGGGACTGACCAAG CCCTCAGaactccccccacacaccctgcACCTTCTGCAGGACTTGCTAGCTGTGCCGGGGACCCTGTGGACCGCCGGCTTTGTCCTCACTTACAAGCTGG GTGAGCAGGGTGCCAGCAGCCTGTTCCCACTCCTCTTGCTGGACCGAGGCCTCTCTGCCCCGGAGCTGGGGCTGTGGAACAGTGTGGGCGCCGTGGCCTGCTCCATTGCTGGCTCGTCCCTGGGTGGGGCCCTGATGTCTGGACGCCG GaagctgctgcccctgctgagGTCAGTACTTCAGTTCCGTCTTGGGGGCCTTGCCTGCCAGACCACTCTGCTCTTCTGCTTGGACACCCCGTGGGCCAGGCTGGACCCTGGCACAGTCCTgagag GGGCAGTCTTGCTGAGCCTGTGCCTGCAACACTTCTTGGGGGGCCTGGTCACAACCGCCACCTTCACTCTGATGATGTGCTGCAGCCAGCTGGCACACAGTGCCTTGCAG GCCACACACTACAGCCTCCTGGCCACGCTGGAGCTGCTGGGGAAGCTGCTGATGGGCACACTGGCTGGAGCCCTGGCCGACAGCCTGGGCCTGCACCTCTGTTTCTCgctcttccttgctctctcagCCATACCCATTCTGCACCTGAGCCTGGCACCCAGAGCCCTGGCCTGA
- the GPT gene encoding alanine aminotransferase 1 isoform X1 yields MGDSTRLGFLLAQLGRVMAVRAGGHNQAAMNGLKEKVLTLDTMNACVKRVEYAVRGPIVLRALELEQELRQGVKKPFTEVIRANIGDAHAMGQKPITFLRQVLALCVHPDLLNSPDFPEDAKRRAESILQACGGHSLGAYSNSSGIQPIREHVAQYIQRRDGGIPADPNNIFLSTGASDAIVTVLKLLVAGEGRCRTGVLIPIPQYPLYSAALAELNAVQVDYYLDEDRAWALDVAELRRALCQARGHCRPRALCIINPGNPTGQVQTRECIEAVIRFAFEERLFLMADEVYQDNVYAEGSQFHSFKKVLMEMGPPYSTQQELASFHSVSKGYMGECGLRGGYVEVVNMDPAVQQQMQKLMSVRLCPPLPGQVVLDMVVSPPEPSDPSFTQFQAEKQAVLAQLAAKAKLTEQVFNEAPGIRCNPVQGAMYSFPRIQLPPRAIRRAKELGLAPDMFFCLRLLEETGICVVPGSGFGQREGTYHFRMTILPAMEKLRPLLEKLSQFHAKFTREYS; encoded by the exons ATGGGGGACTCCACCCGGCTGGGCTTCCTCCTAGCCCAGCTAGG TAGGGTCATGGCCGTGAGGGCGGGTGGCCACAACCAGGCCGCGATGAACGGGCTGAAGGAAAAGGTGCTGACGCTGGACACCATGAACGCCTGTGTGAAGAGGGTGGAGTATGCCGTCCGTGGCCCCATTGTGCTACGcgccctggagctggagcaggagctgcGCCAG GGGGTGAAGAAGCCCTTTACTGAGGTCATCCGCGCTAACATCGGGGACGCGCATGCCATGGGGCAGAAGCCCATCACCTTCCTGCGCCAG GTCCTGGCCCTCTGCGTCCACCCGGATCTCCTGAACAGCCCGGACTTCCCCGAAGATGCCAAGAGAAGAGCGGAGAGCATCCTACAGGCGTGCGGGGGCCACAGCCTAG GGGCTTACAGCAACAGCTCGGGCATCCAGCCCATCCGAGAGCACGTGGCGCAGTACATCCAGCGGCGCGACGGAGGCATCCCCGCGGACCCCAACAACATCTTCCTATCCACGGGGGCCAGCGATGCCATCGTG ACGGTGCTGAAGCTGCTGGTGGCCGGCGAGGGCCGCTGCCGCACGGGCGTGCTCATCCCCATCCCTCAGTACCCGCTCTACTCGGCGGCGCTGGCCGAGCTCAACGCGGTGCAGGTGGACTACTACCTGGACGAGGACCGCGCCTGGGCGCTGGACGTGGCGGAGCTTCGGCGCGCCCTGTGCCAGGCGCGGGGCCACTGCCGCCCCCGCGCGCTCTGCATCATCAACCCCGGCAACCCCACCG GCCAGGTGCAGACTCGCGAGTGCATCGAGGCCGTGATCCGCTTCGCCTTCGAGGAGCGGCTCTTCCTGATGGCTGACGAG GTGTACCAGGACAACGTGTACGCCGAGGGCTCGCAGTTCCACTCGTTCAAGAAGGTGCTCATGGAGATGGGGCCGCCGTACTCGACGCAGCAGGAGCTCGCCTCCTTCCACTCGGTCTCCAAGGGCTACATGGGCGA GTGCGGGCTCCGCGGCGGCTACGTGGAGGTGGTGAACATGGACCCCGCGGTGCAGCAGCAGATGCAGAAGCTGATGAGCGTGCGGCTGTGCCCACCGCTGCCGGGCCAGGTTGTGCTGGACATGGTGGTCAGCCCGCCTGAGCCCTCGGACCCCTCCTTCACGCAGTTCCAGGCG GAGAAGCAGGCAGTGCTGGCCCAGCTGGCGGCCAAGGCCAAGCTTACCGAGCAGGTCTTCAACGAGGCTCCTGGCATCCGCTGCAACCCGGTGCAGGGCGCCATGTACTCCTTCCCGCGCATACAGCTGCCCCCGCGCGCGATTCGTCGCGCAAAG gagctGGGTCTGGCTCCCGACATGTTCTTCTGCCTGAGGCTGCTGGAGGAGACGGGCATCTGCGTGGTGCCGGGCAGCGGCTTCGGGCAGCGCGAAGGCACCTACCACTTCCG GATGACCATCCTGCCCGCCATGGAGAAACTGCGTCCCCTTTTGGAAAAGCTGAGCCAGTTCCACGCCAAGTTCACCCGCGAGTACTCCTGA
- the MFSD3 gene encoding major facilitator superfamily domain-containing protein 3 isoform X4 — protein sequence MRGKLLPLAGLYLVQGLPYGLQSGLLPVLLRAGGLSLTRVGLTKVLYAPWLFKLVWAPLVGTRGSPRAWLTLSTAALGLVCGLLAALPPAEGGQAELPVTVAGLLLLLNLGAAVQDVALDTLAMQLLEPAELGPGNTVQDLLAVPGTLWTAGFVLTYKLGEQGASSLFPLLLLDRGLSAPELGLWNSVGAVACSIAGSSLGGALMSGRRKLLPLLRSVLQFRLGGLACQTTLLFCLDTPWARLDPGTVLRGAVLLSLCLQHFLGGLVTTATFTLMMCCSQLAHSALQATHYSLLATLELLGKLLMGTLAGALADSLGLHLCFSLFLALSAIPILHLSLAPRALA from the exons atgCGTGGGAAGCTGCTGCCACTGGCCGGCCTCTACCTGGTGCAGGGCCTGCCCTACGGGTTGCAGTCTGGCCTGCTGCCCGTGCTGCTGCGAGCGGGCGGCCTCTCCCTGACTCGCGTGGGACTGACCAAGGTGCTGTATGCGCCCTGGCTGTTCAAGCTGGTGTGGGCCCCGCTGGTGGGCACGCGGGgctctcccagggcctggctgaCGCTCAGCAcggctgctctgggcctggtGTGCGGGCTGCTGGCAGCTCTGCCTCCGGCTGAAGGTGGCCAGGCAGAGCTTCCGGTTACCGTGGCggggctgctgctgttgctgaACCTGGGTGCAGCCGTGCAGGACGTTGCCCTCGACACACTGGCCATGCAGCTCCTGGAACCGGCGGAGCTGGGGCCTGGCAATACCGTGCAG GACTTGCTAGCTGTGCCGGGGACCCTGTGGACCGCCGGCTTTGTCCTCACTTACAAGCTGG GTGAGCAGGGTGCCAGCAGCCTGTTCCCACTCCTCTTGCTGGACCGAGGCCTCTCTGCCCCGGAGCTGGGGCTGTGGAACAGTGTGGGCGCCGTGGCCTGCTCCATTGCTGGCTCGTCCCTGGGTGGGGCCCTGATGTCTGGACGCCG GaagctgctgcccctgctgagGTCAGTACTTCAGTTCCGTCTTGGGGGCCTTGCCTGCCAGACCACTCTGCTCTTCTGCTTGGACACCCCGTGGGCCAGGCTGGACCCTGGCACAGTCCTgagag GGGCAGTCTTGCTGAGCCTGTGCCTGCAACACTTCTTGGGGGGCCTGGTCACAACCGCCACCTTCACTCTGATGATGTGCTGCAGCCAGCTGGCACACAGTGCCTTGCAG GCCACACACTACAGCCTCCTGGCCACGCTGGAGCTGCTGGGGAAGCTGCTGATGGGCACACTGGCTGGAGCCCTGGCCGACAGCCTGGGCCTGCACCTCTGTTTCTCgctcttccttgctctctcagCCATACCCATTCTGCACCTGAGCCTGGCACCCAGAGCCCTGGCCTGA
- the MFSD3 gene encoding major facilitator superfamily domain-containing protein 3 isoform X1: MRGKLLPLAGLYLVQGLPYGLQSGLLPVLLRAGGLSLTRVGLTKVLYAPWLFKLVWAPLVGTRGSPRAWLTLSTAALGLVCGLLAALPPAEGGQAELPVTVAGLLLLLNLGAAVQDVALDTLAMQLLEPAELGPGNTVQVVAYKLGSVLAGGGLLALVPTLSWPQLFLLLAATYWLAAALAWATPALQQLPSPQPSELPPHTLHLLQDLLAVPGTLWTAGFVLTYKLGEQGASSLFPLLLLDRGLSAPELGLWNSVGAVACSIAGSSLGGALMSGRRKLLPLLRSVLQFRLGGLACQTTLLFCLDTPWARLDPGTVLRGAVLLSLCLQHFLGGLVTTATFTLMMCCSQLAHSALQATHYSLLATLELLGKLLMGTLAGALADSLGLHLCFSLFLALSAIPILHLSLAPRALA; this comes from the exons atgCGTGGGAAGCTGCTGCCACTGGCCGGCCTCTACCTGGTGCAGGGCCTGCCCTACGGGTTGCAGTCTGGCCTGCTGCCCGTGCTGCTGCGAGCGGGCGGCCTCTCCCTGACTCGCGTGGGACTGACCAAGGTGCTGTATGCGCCCTGGCTGTTCAAGCTGGTGTGGGCCCCGCTGGTGGGCACGCGGGgctctcccagggcctggctgaCGCTCAGCAcggctgctctgggcctggtGTGCGGGCTGCTGGCAGCTCTGCCTCCGGCTGAAGGTGGCCAGGCAGAGCTTCCGGTTACCGTGGCggggctgctgctgttgctgaACCTGGGTGCAGCCGTGCAGGACGTTGCCCTCGACACACTGGCCATGCAGCTCCTGGAACCGGCGGAGCTGGGGCCTGGCAATACCGTGCAGGTGGTTGCGTACAAGCTGGGGTCGGTGCTGGCGGGTGGTGGGCTGCTGGCCCTGGTGCCCACCCTCTCCTGGCCCCAGCTCTTTCTGCTCCTGGCTGCCACCTACTGGCTGGCTGCTGCCCTGGCTTGGGCTACACCAGCCCTGCAACAGTTGCCCTCTCCTCAGCCCTCAGaactccccccacacaccctgcACCTTCTGCAGGACTTGCTAGCTGTGCCGGGGACCCTGTGGACCGCCGGCTTTGTCCTCACTTACAAGCTGG GTGAGCAGGGTGCCAGCAGCCTGTTCCCACTCCTCTTGCTGGACCGAGGCCTCTCTGCCCCGGAGCTGGGGCTGTGGAACAGTGTGGGCGCCGTGGCCTGCTCCATTGCTGGCTCGTCCCTGGGTGGGGCCCTGATGTCTGGACGCCG GaagctgctgcccctgctgagGTCAGTACTTCAGTTCCGTCTTGGGGGCCTTGCCTGCCAGACCACTCTGCTCTTCTGCTTGGACACCCCGTGGGCCAGGCTGGACCCTGGCACAGTCCTgagag GGGCAGTCTTGCTGAGCCTGTGCCTGCAACACTTCTTGGGGGGCCTGGTCACAACCGCCACCTTCACTCTGATGATGTGCTGCAGCCAGCTGGCACACAGTGCCTTGCAG GCCACACACTACAGCCTCCTGGCCACGCTGGAGCTGCTGGGGAAGCTGCTGATGGGCACACTGGCTGGAGCCCTGGCCGACAGCCTGGGCCTGCACCTCTGTTTCTCgctcttccttgctctctcagCCATACCCATTCTGCACCTGAGCCTGGCACCCAGAGCCCTGGCCTGA